The genomic window aaataaataataataataataataataaatataaaagtattattcgtatttatttaattaggttgAATTAAATAGTTGGAAAAAAAAAGTAGCGtagtttaaattgattttaacagAAAAGGGCCAAATAGGTAGTGTACATTTATTTTTTGATCTGTGTTATATTGATAACGgaaaaaaaacaacatattccATTTTCTTTGTGAGGACTAAAATGAAATTTCACGAAGCAAATGTCTGGTTAAACCGTCATTATATGGGATAGACCGAAGAGAGACAGACAGATCCTCTGATAACTCCGTTAAAGTACATAGTTTCTCTGTAATGGCCTCATTCTCTGCAAACGTCACCACTTCACCTTCTCCACTCATTCTTCAACGACGTCGTTTCTTCAACTTCTCATCCTCTACTCATCAACTACAAGTACTTTCTCCCACTCATCAATTTTCCACTCATCAATTTCTAATCATGATTAAAAATGCTATCTTTCTCTTATTCAGGGTCCGCCTCTGCAAAataagaaaattagggttttctcgtTACTGAATTTCAGACCATTATCTTTCAATTTGAGGAAGAGGTAATAATATTCCATGATTTAGTTACACTTGTCCATGTAATTTAGatcatgtttggataaacaacttaattatAAGTGCTTATGTAAAAGCTATTTCTATAATAGTAAGTTGGAGTTTTTATAGCACACTCTTATTGCTGAAGCTGTGAATAGTAAGTTGGAGTTTTTATAGCATACTCTTATTGCCGAAGCTGTGAATAGTAAGTTGGAGTGTTTGAATCTAAAAACAGGAGAACTTTGATGTGTGCAGCCAATCAAGGTGCAATGGAAGAAGTGAAAGAAACCGGAGAAACTAATGGCCTCATAGGTGTACTGGGTAAAGTTGATTCTGATCAAGTAAGAATTAGGCTGATTTTTCCACCTTGTACTGTATAACACAAATTTATGATTCCCTTGTCTTGTTTGGAATTCACACAATACTAGATAGAATACCAATTTCGCCATTCCTTATTATGATGGACTTCGATTTTTCTCAAGGTACATGATTACAAAAGAACCGAAGCTTGGTCGCAATTTGCCGGAAGAATATCAGGTGAGTGGGATGGATTTGGAGCAGACTTTAGTAATCAAGGGAGCACAATTGAACTTCCAGAGTATGTGGTGCCTGAAGCATACCGAGAGTGGGAGGTCAAAGTATTTGATTGGCAGACTCAATGTCCCACTCTTGCTAACCCAGAGGATCATGTTCTCGAGTACAGGTCCGTTCAGTTACTTCCCACGGTTGGATGTGAGGCCGATGCTGCTACGGTATACAGTTCAGATGAGAGAAAAGTGGGTGGCGAAAACAATGGAGTCACCACTTTTGCTTACCAATCGGGTGGCTCTTATGTTGCTGTCTGGCAAAAGAAGGATGATTTAATAGAGTTGGAATACTGCTTGATCAATCCTCAAGATTTTGAATCTCGGGTTAGGATTATTCAGCGTATCCGTGTAT from Vicia villosa cultivar HV-30 ecotype Madison, WI unplaced genomic scaffold, Vvil1.0 ctg.000467F_1_1, whole genome shotgun sequence includes these protein-coding regions:
- the LOC131628593 gene encoding uncharacterized protein LOC131628593 isoform X1 produces the protein MASFSANVTTSPSPLILQRRRFFNFSSSTHQLQGPPLQNKKIRVFSLLNFRPLSFNLRKRRTLMCAANQGAMEEVKETGETNGLIGVLGKVDSDQVHDYKRTEAWSQFAGRISGEWDGFGADFSNQGSTIELPEYVVPEAYREWEVKVFDWQTQCPTLANPEDHVLEYRSVQLLPTVGCEADAATVYSSDERKVGGENNGVTTFAYQSGGSYVAVWQKKDDLIELEYCLINPQDFESRVRIIQRIRVSNNTEMKLQGVRVFREQWYGPFRNGDQLGGCAIRDSAFASTAPTIASDIAGIWQGSKAVTTFDTTNTEIFREILDDGLQKSVRDGENNVLLPKQLWCSLKQNKDGETITEAGWLLDQGQAITSSCLFSSTAKLKEISIALETRALE
- the LOC131628593 gene encoding uncharacterized protein LOC131628593 isoform X2, whose protein sequence is MEEVKETGETNGLIGVLGKVDSDQVHDYKRTEAWSQFAGRISGEWDGFGADFSNQGSTIELPEYVVPEAYREWEVKVFDWQTQCPTLANPEDHVLEYRSVQLLPTVGCEADAATVYSSDERKVGGENNGVTTFAYQSGGSYVAVWQKKDDLIELEYCLINPQDFESRVRIIQRIRVSNNTEMKLQGVRVFREQWYGPFRNGDQLGGCAIRDSAFASTAPTIASDIAGIWQGSKAVTTFDTTNTEIFREILDDGLQKSVRDGENNVLLPKQLWCSLKQNKDGETITEAGWLLDQGQAITSSCLFSSTAKLKEISIALETRALE